From Fervidobacterium sp., a single genomic window includes:
- a CDS encoding methyl-accepting chemotaxis protein: MIKSIEEETIFVDLINKKYVEKSQNFTQKDIEKIFGFSNQEQLKKIIKDQLIWKPHGKYLIVGSLLNDNQNKPFAVIFSKVDISKFVRSVFLTTFMVCILMTALVIFAALFTTRIGINLTKHVNSIAQQVQHISDNNDYTKTINTDHSGEFGIIAEKISNLVETVRMSSFNIYSNMIESKGKLDELKEHYSSFDNLLSEFLNNFKAWSEKTQQVSAAVQQIDETITNIYIGTTEVTEKSEKLINIADKTLDVTLKTHKFLQILTNEVGNVNTTSAEASNISKKLYEESLNIDMILNTIDNISKKINLLSLNAAIEAARAGEAGKGFAVVADEIQKLLVTTQEACNMIKNKIKNIKDGIVKITDSMNLVNTNVLRLVAQSENLSLDFKKVEESMQETHQIVSEVTSQTLEQANLLEVIKNTSDVISTMTSILAQEIVESNLQVSNVKNQMNDIANNIDEVLINIQKVVNIFNEKVKIFSQEDLGFFEKTEEIKLEV, encoded by the coding sequence TTGATCAAATCAATAGAAGAAGAAACTATCTTTGTTGATCTAATTAACAAAAAATATGTAGAAAAGAGTCAAAACTTTACTCAAAAAGACATTGAGAAAATATTTGGTTTTTCAAATCAAGAACAGTTAAAAAAAATTATAAAAGATCAACTCATATGGAAACCACACGGAAAATACCTAATCGTTGGAAGCTTGCTAAACGATAATCAAAACAAACCATTTGCAGTCATATTCTCAAAAGTTGACATTTCAAAGTTTGTAAGATCTGTCTTTCTCACCACATTCATGGTATGCATATTGATGACTGCCTTAGTAATCTTTGCCGCATTATTCACAACAAGAATTGGTATTAATCTCACAAAACATGTTAATAGCATTGCACAGCAAGTTCAGCACATTTCAGATAACAACGATTACACAAAAACAATAAACACAGATCATTCTGGTGAATTTGGTATAATAGCTGAGAAAATCTCAAATCTTGTTGAAACAGTCAGAATGAGTTCTTTTAATATATACTCAAACATGATAGAATCAAAAGGAAAACTCGACGAACTAAAAGAACACTACTCTTCGTTCGACAATCTATTAAGTGAATTCTTAAATAACTTCAAAGCCTGGTCAGAAAAAACTCAACAAGTCTCTGCTGCAGTCCAGCAAATAGATGAGACAATAACAAACATATATATTGGTACAACAGAAGTTACAGAAAAATCTGAAAAACTTATCAACATAGCAGACAAAACACTCGACGTAACCCTCAAAACTCACAAGTTTTTACAAATACTGACAAACGAAGTCGGCAACGTAAACACGACATCAGCGGAAGCAAGCAATATATCAAAAAAATTATACGAAGAATCATTAAATATTGATATGATACTCAACACAATAGACAACATAAGCAAGAAAATAAACCTACTTTCATTAAATGCCGCTATAGAAGCCGCAAGAGCCGGGGAAGCGGGTAAAGGATTTGCTGTAGTAGCAGATGAAATACAGAAACTTTTAGTCACCACCCAAGAGGCTTGCAACATGATAAAAAACAAAATTAAAAATATAAAAGACGGAATTGTCAAAATAACAGATTCAATGAACTTGGTAAACACTAATGTGTTAAGACTTGTAGCACAATCAGAAAATCTTTCCTTAGATTTCAAAAAGGTTGAGGAAAGCATGCAAGAAACACATCAAATAGTCAGCGAAGTAACTTCACAAACCTTAGAGCAGGCAAACTTACTTGAAGTAATCAAAAACACATCTGACGTGATATCTACAATGACTTCAATACTTGCACAAGAAATTGTCGAAAGTAACTTACAAGTTTCAAACGTCAAGAACCAGATGAATGACATTGCCAACAACATTGACGAGGTACTAATAAACATCCAAAAAGTTGTCAACATTTTCAACGAAAAAGTCAAAATTTTCAGCCAAGAAGATCTTGGCTTTTTTGAAAAAACTGAAGAAATCAAACTTGAAGTTTAA